From the genome of Neomonachus schauinslandi chromosome 5, ASM220157v2, whole genome shotgun sequence, one region includes:
- the DUSP6 gene encoding dual specificity protein phosphatase 6 isoform X1 encodes MIDTLRPVPFASEMAISKTVAWLNEQLELGNERLLLMDCRPQELYESSHIESAINVAIPGIMLRRLQKGNLPVRALFTRGEDRDRFTRRCGTDTVVLYDESSSDWNENTGGESVLGLLLKKLKDEGCRAFYLEGGFSKFQAEFALHCETNLDGSCSSSSPPLPVLGLGGLRISSDSSSDIESDLDRDPNSATDSDGSPLSNSQPSFPVEILPFLYLGCAKDSTNLDVLEEFGIKYILNVTPNLPNLFENAGEFKYKQIPISDHWSQNLSQFFPEAISFIDEARGKNCGVLVHCLAGISRSVTVTVAYLMQKLNLSMNDAYDIVKMKKSNISPNFNFMGQLLDFERTLGLSSPCDNRVPAQPLYFTTPSNQNVYQVDSLQST; translated from the exons ATGATAGATACGCTCAGACCCGTGCCCTTCGCGTCGGAAATGGCGATCAGCAAGACCGTGGCGTGGCTCAACGAGCAGTTGGAGCTGGGCAACGAGCGGCTGCTGCTGATGGACTGCCGGCCGCAGGAGCTGTATGAGTCGTCGCACATCGAGTCGGCCATCAACGTGGCCATCCCGGGCATCATGCTGCGGCGCCTGCAAAAGGGCAACCTGCCCGTGCGCGCGCTCTTCACGCGTGGCGAGGACCGCGACCGCTTCACCCGGCGCTGCGGCACCGATACGGTAGTACTCTACGACGAGAGTAGCAGCGACTGGAACGAGAACACTGGCGGCGAGTCGGTGCTTGGATTGCTGCTCAAGAAGCTCAAGGACGAGGGCTGCCGGGCGTTCTACCTGGAAG GTGGCTTCAGTAAGTTCCAAGCCGAGTTCGCCCTGCACTGCGAGACCAATCTAGACGGCTCGTGTAGCAGCAGCTCGCCACCGTTGCCAGTGCTGGGGCTCGGGGGCCTGCGGATCAGCTCCGACTCCTCCTCGGATATTGAGTCTGACCTTGACCGAGACCCCAATAGTGCAACGGACTCGGATGGCAGCCCGCTGTCCAACAGCCAGCCTTCCTTCCCCGTGGAGATCTTGCCCTTCCTCTATTTGGGCTGTGCCAAGGACTCCACCAACCTGGACGTGTTGGAGGAGTTCGGCATCAAGTACATCTTGAACGTCACCCCCAATTTGCCGAATCTCTTTGAGAACGCAGGAGAGTTTAAATACAAGCAGATCCCCATCTCGGATCACTGGAGTCAAAACCTGTCCCAGTTTTTCCCTGAGGCCATTTCTTTCATAG ATGAAGCCCGGGGCAAAAACTGTGGTGTCTTGGTGCATTGCTTGGCCGGCATTAGCCGCTCGGTCACTGTCACTGTGGCTTATCTCATGCAGAAGCTCAACCTGTCAATGAACGATGCTTATGACATTGTCAAGATGAAGAAATCCAACATCTCCCCCAACTTCAACTTCATGGGCCAGCTGCTGGACTTCGAGAGGACGCTTGGACTCAGCAGCCCCTGTGACAATCGGGTCCCTGCGCAGCCGCTCTATTTCACCACCCCCTCCAACCAGAATGTCTACCAGGTGGACTCCCTGCAGTCCACGTGA
- the DUSP6 gene encoding dual specificity protein phosphatase 6 isoform X2 has protein sequence MIDTLRPVPFASEMAISKTVAWLNEQLELGNERLLLMDCRPQELYESSHIESAINVAIPGIMLRRLQKGNLPVRALFTRGEDRDRFTRRCGTDTVVLYDESSSDWNENTGGESVLGLLLKKLKDEGCRAFYLEDEARGKNCGVLVHCLAGISRSVTVTVAYLMQKLNLSMNDAYDIVKMKKSNISPNFNFMGQLLDFERTLGLSSPCDNRVPAQPLYFTTPSNQNVYQVDSLQST, from the exons ATGATAGATACGCTCAGACCCGTGCCCTTCGCGTCGGAAATGGCGATCAGCAAGACCGTGGCGTGGCTCAACGAGCAGTTGGAGCTGGGCAACGAGCGGCTGCTGCTGATGGACTGCCGGCCGCAGGAGCTGTATGAGTCGTCGCACATCGAGTCGGCCATCAACGTGGCCATCCCGGGCATCATGCTGCGGCGCCTGCAAAAGGGCAACCTGCCCGTGCGCGCGCTCTTCACGCGTGGCGAGGACCGCGACCGCTTCACCCGGCGCTGCGGCACCGATACGGTAGTACTCTACGACGAGAGTAGCAGCGACTGGAACGAGAACACTGGCGGCGAGTCGGTGCTTGGATTGCTGCTCAAGAAGCTCAAGGACGAGGGCTGCCGGGCGTTCTACCTGGAAG ATGAAGCCCGGGGCAAAAACTGTGGTGTCTTGGTGCATTGCTTGGCCGGCATTAGCCGCTCGGTCACTGTCACTGTGGCTTATCTCATGCAGAAGCTCAACCTGTCAATGAACGATGCTTATGACATTGTCAAGATGAAGAAATCCAACATCTCCCCCAACTTCAACTTCATGGGCCAGCTGCTGGACTTCGAGAGGACGCTTGGACTCAGCAGCCCCTGTGACAATCGGGTCCCTGCGCAGCCGCTCTATTTCACCACCCCCTCCAACCAGAATGTCTACCAGGTGGACTCCCTGCAGTCCACGTGA